In the genome of Anabas testudineus chromosome 4, fAnaTes1.2, whole genome shotgun sequence, one region contains:
- the LOC113152752 gene encoding proproteinase E-like: MIKVALVLLFAAYAYGCGTPVYEPSVSRVVNGEDARPYSWPWQISLQYLSGSTYRHTCGGTLLSPNWVMTAGHCISSRTYRVVLGEYDLTSEEGYEQIRSVEKIIVHPLWDDSCLSCGNDIALIKLASPAVLNDKVQPSCVPKSGEILPHDYRCYVTGWGRIYTGGPLASKLQQALLPVVGHEVCTSSDWWGSYVRLTMICAGGDIRSGCNGDSGGPLNCRGDDGIWYVQGVTSFVSSLGCNTLLKPTVFTRTSSFTQWISDTMLQN; the protein is encoded by the exons ATGATCAAAGTGGCTCTTGTCCTGCTCTTTGCTGCCTACG CTTACGGGTGTGGCACGCCTGTATACGAGCCCTCTGTGAGCCGTGTCGTGAATGGAGAAGATGCTCGACCCTACAGCTGGCCCTGGCAG atCTCCCTGCAGTATCTCAGCGGCTCCACGTACCGACACACCTGTGGAGGGACTCTACTCTCTCCCAACTGGGTCATGACTGCTGGACACTGCATCAG TTCTCGTACATACCGTGTGGTTCTGGGGGAGTACGACCTCACCTCAGAGGAGGGTTATGAACAGATCAGATCTGTGGAAAAGATCATAGTTCACCCCCTGTGGGACGACAGCTGCTTGTCCTGTGG TAACGACATCGCCCTGATCAAACTGGCCTCCCCTGCCGTCCTGAACGATAAGGTGCAGCCCTCCTGTGTGCCGAAGAGCGGAGAAATCCTCCCTCACGACTACCGCTGCTACGTCACCGGCTGGGGAAGAATCTACA CTGGTGGTCCCCTCGCCTCTAAGCTCCAACAGGCTCTGCTCCCCGTGGTCGGTCATGAGGTCTGCACCAGCAGCGACTGGTGGGGAAGCTACGTGCGACTCACCATGATCTGCGCTGGCGGTGACATCCGCTCTGGCTGCAAT GGGGACTCAGGTGGTCCGCTGAACTGCAGGGGTGATGATGGCATATGGTACGTGCAGGGAGTCACCAGCTTTGTCTCCTCCCTAGGATGCAACACCCTCCTGAAGCCCACAGTGTTCACGCGCACCTCTTCCTTCACCCAGTGGATCAGTGAC ACTATGCTGCAGAACTGA